A stretch of Paracoccus sp. N5 DNA encodes these proteins:
- a CDS encoding S41 family peptidase, whose amino-acid sequence MKHYLLAGAIGTLAGAVVATQFAGPLVAQETGRNASVYEQLDLFGNVFERVRADYVESVDDKKLIEAAINGMLTSLDPHSSFLAAKDYEDMQTQTRGSFGGLGIEVGQEDGLVKVISPIDDTPAAEAGVKAGDFITHVNGESLMGLSLDEAVEKMRGPIGSEIKITILREGEKEPFDLTMTRDTIKLTVVKTRIEGHAVVLRVTTFNDETMDTLRTEMAKAIKDAGGIDKVTGFVLDLRNNPGGLLNQAIEVSDAFLDKGEIVSTRGRKPEESERWNAKPGDLAEGKPMVALINGGSASASEIVTGALQDHRRAIVVGTKSFGKGSVQTVMPVTADSAIRLTTARYYTPSGRSIQALGIQPDIIVQQPTPPQAGEDEDENKPKTDSKFLSSEADLRGALNNDAVSDEEKKQMEEEAKEVEATAKLRDEDYQLAYAVDILKGLAAMDYNAKAVPEEAKPANTGENAAQGAQTQ is encoded by the coding sequence ATGAAACACTATCTTCTGGCAGGGGCGATCGGCACGCTTGCGGGCGCCGTGGTCGCCACGCAATTCGCCGGCCCCCTGGTCGCACAGGAAACCGGCAGGAACGCCTCGGTCTATGAGCAGCTCGACCTGTTCGGCAATGTCTTCGAACGGGTGCGCGCCGATTACGTCGAATCGGTGGACGACAAGAAGCTGATCGAGGCGGCGATCAACGGCATGCTGACCTCGCTCGACCCGCATTCGTCCTTCCTCGCCGCCAAGGATTACGAGGACATGCAGACCCAGACCCGCGGCAGCTTCGGCGGCCTCGGCATCGAGGTCGGGCAGGAGGACGGGCTCGTGAAGGTGATCTCGCCCATCGACGACACGCCTGCGGCCGAGGCGGGCGTGAAGGCCGGCGACTTCATCACCCATGTGAACGGCGAATCGCTGATGGGGCTGAGCCTCGACGAGGCGGTCGAGAAGATGCGCGGGCCCATCGGCTCGGAAATCAAGATCACCATCCTGCGCGAAGGCGAGAAGGAGCCATTCGATCTGACCATGACGCGGGACACGATCAAGCTGACCGTGGTCAAGACCCGGATCGAGGGTCACGCCGTCGTGCTGCGCGTCACCACCTTCAACGACGAAACCATGGACACGCTGCGCACCGAGATGGCCAAGGCGATCAAGGACGCCGGCGGCATCGACAAGGTCACGGGCTTCGTGCTGGACCTGCGCAACAACCCGGGCGGGCTGTTGAACCAGGCCATCGAGGTCTCGGACGCCTTCCTCGACAAGGGCGAGATCGTCTCGACCCGCGGCCGCAAGCCCGAAGAGAGCGAGCGCTGGAACGCCAAGCCGGGCGACCTGGCCGAGGGCAAGCCGATGGTGGCGCTGATCAACGGCGGCTCGGCCTCGGCCTCGGAGATCGTCACCGGCGCGCTGCAGGACCACCGCCGCGCCATTGTCGTGGGCACGAAATCCTTCGGCAAGGGCTCGGTCCAGACCGTCATGCCGGTGACCGCCGACAGCGCCATCCGCCTGACCACGGCGCGCTATTACACGCCCTCGGGCCGCTCGATCCAGGCGCTGGGGATCCAGCCCGACATCATCGTGCAGCAGCCGACCCCGCCCCAGGCCGGCGAGGACGAGGACGAGAACAAGCCCAAGACCGATTCGAAATTCCTCAGCTCCGAGGCCGACCTGCGCGGCGCGCTGAACAACGACGCCGTGTCGGACGAGGAGAAGAAGCAGATGGAGGAGGAGGCAAAGGAGGTCGAGGCCACCGCCAAGCTGCGCGACGAGGATTACCAG